The Trueperaceae bacterium genomic interval GACGCTGGCCGTCGACACCCCCGGCACCAACGACCACCTGCGCGTCACCGAGATGGGCAAGGGCGTGGGCATCAAGGTCATGGACTCCGCGTCGATCTCGACCCGCTGGCTGGTCGACGAGTTCCTCGCGCTGGCGGAGAAGCGAGGCATCGAGCACCAGCTCGAGGTGCTGCCCTTGGGCGGCACCGACGCCGGGGCCATCCAGCGGAGCCGCATCGGCGTGCCGGCAATCACCCTCAGCACCCCGTCGCGGTACGTGCACACCGTCACCGAGATGGTCGCGAAGTCCGACCTGGAGGCGGAGGTCGCCTTGCTGACGGCGTTCCTCGAGGAAGGGACTGCTAGACTCACCTCGTGAAAGTCGGCCTCATCAGCGACGTGCACGCCAACGTGCTGGCGCTCGAGGCGGTCATCGAACAGCTCAAGCTCAAGGGTGCGGAGAGGGTCCTGTGCCTCGGCGACCTGGTGGGCTACGGCCCCTCGCCGAACGAGACCATCGACCTGATCCGCAGCGAGGGCGTCGTCTGCACGCTGGGGGCGGCAGACGAGCGCCTGGCCTTCCCGTTCGCGCGGCGCAAGGCCGTGCGCCACGGCGTGGCCGACGAGACGATCGAGTGGACGAAGGGGGTCATCGAGGAGCGCCACCTCACGTACCTGCGCTCCCTGCCGGTGCAGCGCCGCATCGCGACGCCCATCGGCTGGCTGCGGTTCTTCCACGGCTCGTTCGACGACCCGAACGAGCGCGTGAACCTCGACCGCGACCCCTTCACCCTCACGCGCCTGCTCGAGGTCAACAAGTGCAAGGTGCTCGCCGCCGGCTCGACGCACGTGCCGTTCTACCGGCACATCCAGGACGTCGGCTGGGTCGTGAACCCCGGGTCCGTCGGGCTGTCCTTGAACGGCGAGCCGGGCGCCGACTACGCCCTGCTGACGATCGACGAGGAGAACGTCACCGTCGAGATGGACAAGGTCGAGTACGACTTCGCCGCGGTGGCCTTCGACATCGTGGCCTGGGGCCTGCCGCCCATGGTCGCCGAGGCGATCCAGATGGGCCGCCTCCCCGAGAAGCAGCGCGGCACCGAGGACTACTGAGGGGCGCCCGGGCGGCTCGCCGGCCCGGAGGACCGGAGGCCTGGACCAGAGGTCCCCTCCGACCGCCTACAGTCAGTATCCCCGTAGCGGTCTACTGCCCTTAAGGCCACTAGCCCGCTACCGAGCTACTAGCTGCAATCAGTCACTAGCCCGGAACCGGTCTACTGGCTTCGCAGGCAGGACCGGCGAGCGGAGCGGAAGCGGCGGCCGTACAGGCACGGTCACCCGCCCTGGGCAGTAGGTCGGGAACGAGCTACTGACTGTAGGCGGCGCGGAGAGGGCTCGATGCCGTGTGCCGAGCCGCGCTCCCGGCAGGCCCGCGTCGGGTCATCCCTCAGGCCGCGCTGAGCGCGAGGGCCAGCGCCTCCCCGCCGCCGATGCAGATGCTCGCCACGCCCCGCGACGCGCCGCGCGCGGCCATCGCCGAGAGCAGAGTGACGACGATGCGCGCGCCCGAGGCGCCTATCGGGTGGCCGAGCGCCACGGCGCCGCCGAACACGTTCACGCGGTCGGGCTCGAGGCCCAGCTCCCGCATCAGCGCCATGGGCACGACGGCGAAGGCCTCGTTGACCTCGTACACGTCCACCGCGTCGGCCCGCCAGCCGACGCGCTCGAGCAGGCAGCGCGTGGCCCCCACCGGCGCGATCGTGAACCACTCGGGCTGCTCGCCGTGGCCGGCGTAGCCCTCGATCGTCGCCAGCACCGGCAGGCCGCGCCGCTCCGCGGCTTCCTCCGAGGCGATGACCAGCGCCGCGGCGCCGTCGTTGATCGTGCTGGCGTTGGCCGCCGTGACGGTGCCGCCCTGCTCGAAGGCGGGGCGCAGCTTGCGCATCTTCTCGAAGTCCACGACGTAGGGGCCCTCGTCCTTCGCGACGACCGTCACCTCGCCCTTGCGCCCCTTCACCTCCACGGGCACGATCTCGCGGGCGAACGTGCCGTCCTCGCTGGCGGCCTGGGCGCGCCTGTAGGAGCGCTCGGCGAAGTCGTCCTGCGCCTCGCGCGAGAACGAGTAGCGGCTGGCGCACGTCTCCGCGCACGAGCCCATGTGCTTGTCGTTGTAGACGTCCCACAGGCCGTCGTGGATCAGCGAGTCCACGACCTTGGCGTCGCCGAGGCGCAGGCCGCCGCGGGCGCCGGGCAGCAGGTAGGGCGCGTTCGTCATCGACTCCATCCCGCCGGCGACGACGACCTCGGCGTCGCCGAGGCGCACGGCCCTGACGGCCTGCACGATCGCCTCCATGCCGCTGCCGCACATCTTGTTGATCGTCACGCTGGGCGTCTTCACGTCGATGCCGGCGAAGATCGCCGCCTGCCGCGCCGGCGCCTGGCCCTGACCGGCCTGCAGCACGTTGCCCATGAACACGGCGTCGACGTCGCCCGGGCCGACGCCGGCGCGCTCCAGCGCGCCCTTGATCGCGGCGGCGCCGAGCTCCCCGGCCTTCAGGCTGGCGAGACCGCCCTGGAAGGCGCCGATGGGGGTGCGCGCCGCGGCGGCAATCACAGCTCTCAAGACGACCTCCTACGGGCCGCCGAACGCGGCCCCTCCCGGGATGGTAGCCCTCAGCGGCGCAGGGTGACGGTCGCCTCGACGCCGGCCCAAGACACCGTCAGCGGCCGGTAGAGCGAGAAGGTGGCGGGCAGCAGCACGACGCCCACGACCTCGTGGCCGGGCGCCAGGGCGGCGGGGTCGCCGCGGAAGACGTGGACGCGGTAGGGCGCCCTCACGACCAGCTCACGGCCCTCCTGGGCGAAGGCGAGCGCGGTGTCGAGCGCCCCCGGCGCGAGGCTGGTGGCGATGAGGAGCAGCGCGTGGTCGCTGCCGGCGCGCGCGATGGCCTCGTCGACGACGGCCATCGCCTCGGGGTAGGCGAGCGGCAGCAGGTCGAGGTCGAGCAGCAGCAGGCTCTGGTCCCCGGAGAAGAAGCGCACGCCGGCGGCGGCGCCCAGGGACACCGGCTCCCAGGACGCGTCGGCCGCGGCGCTAGCGTCCGGCGGCGGCGCCGGCACGGTCACGACCAGCTCCTCGCCGCCCGGGCCGAGAAGCGTCACGCCGCCGGGCCCCTCCTCGGCCGCCACGCCCAGGAGCTGCACGGCGTCGAGAGGCAGGAGCCAGCCGGACGCGCCGCCGGGCGCCTCGCCCGCGGACGCCGCCTCGGCCGCCCCCTCGCCCTCGGAGCCGTCCTCGAGCAGGACCGGCGCGGCCAGCGCCCACTCGACCGGCCCGCCGTCGCCGGGTCGCTGCAGCAGGGCGTCGGCCGAGCCGGCGAAGAACGTCGCCACGCCCTCCGCCCCGCGCCAGGTCAGCGTCTCGCCGTCGGAGGTCACGACGTCGCCCAGCGCCACGGCCAAGGGCGCCGCCGACACGTAGGTGACACCGCCCCTCACCGCCCCCGCCAGCGGACGCTGCGCCAGCGACGCGGCCGCGGAACAGAGCGCCAGGAACGCGAGCAGGGGGCGCATCGCGCGGAGGCTAACACGGGCCGGGCAGCGGCTAGAATCGCGCCAGGACGCGCGCCCCTCGCCGCCGCGCCGAGACGGGAGGCGGACGAGGCGCCGGCGCCCCCGGGCCCCGCGCGCGCCCTCCGAGAGGAGCGAGACCTCATCGAGAAGGTTCACGGCAAGACGCAGGGGCTGAAGAACCACCAACTGAAGCGGCTTTCCAACCTCTACCGCAGGCGCGTGCCGCCGGAGGCGGCGGTGACCGCCGACCTGGCGCGGGCCATGGCCGACCTCACCCTCGAGCTCGGCCGCGGCGTGAGCGTGCTCATCGACAGGCGCGGGCGCGTCGTCACGGTGGCGGTGGGGGACGCCGCCGACACGCCGCTGCCGCCCTTCGTCGGCGAGGCGGAGTCGCGCCTCGCGGGACTGCGACTGGCCCACACGCACCTCAAGCCGGGTGGCCTGTCGCCCAACGACCTCACCACGCTGTTCCTCAACCGCCTCGACGCGCTCATCGCCATCGACGTCGACCCGGCGCAGCGAGGCGGCGCTTCCGTCGGCCAGGCGCAGCTCGCCACCGTGGCGCCGTCGGGCAGCGAGACCGAGGACTGGATCGTCGACGAGCCGGTCCCCGTCTGGCAGCTCGAGAACGCCGACGTGCTCGGTCGGCTCCGGGCCCTCGAGGAGGAGCTCGCCCGTCAGGCGGGCGCGCGCGAGGTCGCCCGCAGCAGCGCCGAGCGCGCCGTGCTCGTCGGCCTCGGGCCCGACGACGCCGAGACGGCCGCGCGGATGGCGGAGCTGGCCGAGCTGGTGCGCAGCGCCGGCGCCACCGTGGCGGCGAGCACCGTGCAGCGCCGCGCCAAGCCCGACCACCGCACCGTCGTAGGCGAGGGCAAGCTGCAGGAGGCGGTGTCGCTGGCGTTCCACGAGGACGCCGACCTGCTCGTGTTCGACCGCGAGCTCACGCCCGCGCAGGCCCGCGAGGTCGAGCGCCTCACGAAGCTGAAGGTCCTCGACCGCACCCAGGTGATCCTCGACATCTTCGCCCAGAACGCCAGCGGGCGCGAGGCGCAGGTGCAGGTGGAGCTGGCGCAGCTCAAGTACCAGCTCCCGCGCCTGGGCGGACGCGGCGAGGCGATGAGCCGCCTCGGCGGCGGCATCGGCACCAGGGGCCCCGGCGAGACGAAGCTCGAGGTCGACAGGCGGCGCATCAGGGACCGCATCGCCACCCTGGAGAGGGCCGTCGCGGACATCAGCCGCCGCCGCGCCGAGACGCGCAAGTCCCGCACGGCCTCGACAACGCCGGTCGTGGCGCTCGTCGGCTACACGAACGCCGGCAAGTCGACGCTGTTCAACGCCCTCACGAAGTCCGCGGTGCTCTCGCAGGACAAGCTGTTCGCCACGCTGAGGCCCACGACGCGCGAGGGCTGGCTGCCCGAGCTCGGCCCCTGGGGCGGCACGGCCGTGTTCACCGACACGGTCGGGTTCATCCGCGACCTCCCCGACGAGCTCGTCGACGCCTTCAGGGCCACGCTCGAGGAGCTGCACCACGCCGACCTGCTGCTCCACGTCGTCGACGGCGCGACGCCCGGGGCACCCGACCGCGTCGACGCCGTGCAGCGCATCCTCGACGAGCTCGAGCTCGAGCCGCCGCGGCTGGTCGTCATCAACAAGGCCGACGCCGCCGACCCGGGCGTGCTGAAGGACCTCGAGGAGCGCTACGGGGCCGTGAGCGTCTCGGCCGTCACCGGCGCCGGCCTCGACAGGCTGCGGAGCCAGCTCGCGGGGGTGCTGCCCGCTCCCCTCGCCGTGGAGGCGTGACGGTCGGCGCGTGAGCACGCCGGACCTGCGCTCCTTCCTGCGCCTCCTCGAGGAGCGGGGCGAGCTCGTCAGGGTGACGGAGCCCGTCTCTCCGCACCTCGAGGCCGCGGCGATCGCCGACCGCGCCGTGAAGGAGGGCGGTCCGGCGCTGCTGTTCGAGAACGTCGTGGGGCACGACATCCCCGTGGCGATGAACCTGTTCGGCACGGCGCGACGCATGGCGTGGGCGCTGGGCGTCGAGGACCTCGACCAGGTCACCGAGCGCCTGCGCGACCTCCTCGACGTGCGCCTCGGCGGCGGGCTCGTGGGCATGATGTCGAACCTGCCCAAGCTGCGCGAGCTGCGCGCGCTGCCGCCGCGTCGCGTGCGCAGCGCGCCGGTGCAGAGCCGCGTCTTCACCGGCGAGGACGTCGACATCACGAGGCTGCCCGTCCTCACGACCTGGCCGCAGGACGCCGGCCCGTTCGTCACCCTGCCGCTAGTGATCACGCGCGACCCCGTGCACGGCGACGTGAACGTGGGCATGTACCGCATGCAGGTGCTGGACCCGCGCACCACGGCCATGCACTGGCAGCGCCACAAGACCGGCGCCAGGCACTTCGAGAGCGCCAAGCGCGCGGGCAGGCGGCTCGAGGTCGCGGTCGCCCTGGGCGGCGACCCGGCGCTCACCTACGCCGCCACGGCCCCGATCCCGCCCGTGCCGGGGCTCGACGAGCTGGCGCTCACCGGCTTCATCCGCGGACGCGGCGTGGAGGTCGTGAGGGGCGTGACAGTGGACCTCGACGTGCCGGCGCACGCCGAGATCGTCATCGAGGGCTACGTGGACCCCGCCGAGGACCTCGTCACCGAGGGGCCCTTCGGCGACCACACCGGCTTCTACACTCTGCCCGACCTCTACCCCGCGTTCCACGTCACGGCCGTCACGATGCGCGACGACCCCGTCTACCCCGCGACGGTCGTCGGCCCGCCGCCGATGGAGGACGCGTTCCTCGTCCTGGCCAGCGAGCGCATCTTCCTGGTGCCGGCGCAGCTGATCCTGCCGGAGATACGCGACTACCACATGCCGCCGGCGGGCATCGCGCACAACCTCGTGCACGTGTCGATCGAGAAGCGCTACCCAGGCCAGGCGTACAAGGTCGCGAACGGCCTCCTCGGCCTGGGGCAGATGATGTTCGCGAAGGTCGTGCTCGTCTCCGACGACCCGGAGCTCGACCCCAAGGACCTCGTCGGCTTCTGGCGCGGGGTGCTGAGGCGCGCGGTGCCGGGGCGGGACTCCCAGCTCGCCAAGGGGCCCATGGACGTCCTCGACCACGCCAGCCGCGCCTGCGGCTACGGCAGCAAGCTCGTCATCGACGGGACGATCAAGCACGCTGAGGAGGGCGGCGACCAGCCCTACGAGCCCAACCCCGAGCGCCCGCGCGAGCAGCTGCCGAACCACGCCGAGGTCGTCGACCAGCACCAGGTGGCGGGCGGGTTCTGGTTCATCACCACGCGCAAGACGAGGGCCGGCCAGGGGCGGCACCTGGGCGAGTGGGCGGCGCGCCAACCGGCGGCGCGCGGCGTGCGGCTCGTCGCCGTCGTCGACGACTCGTGCGACCCGCGCGACTTCGCGCAGGTGATGTGGACGCTGCTGAACAACATCGACCCGGAGAGGGACGTCCAGGTCATCGACGACACCTTCGGCTCCGGAGCCCGCTTCGTGATGGACGGGACGCCGAAGCTGCGCGCGGAGGGGTTCGACCGCCCGTGGCCGGAGAAGCTCAGGACGACCGCAGAGGTTCTGAGGCGCGTCGACGAGCTGTGGCCGCGGCTGCGAAGGTGAGCGCCTGCACGAGGACGATCGTCGAGCCGCTCGGCACGTCGAGGAGGAACGAGGCGGCGAGCCCCGCCACGGTGGCGAGCACGCCGAGCACGACCGAGAGCAGCGTCATCTGGGCCAGGGTGCGGGCGAGGAGGCGCGCCGTCGCCGCGGGGATCACCAGGTAGGCGGCCATGAGGATCACCCCGACGACCACGGCGCTGACCGCGATCACGACGGCCGCGAGCAGGTAGAGGACCAGCTCGAGGCGGGCGGTGTCGACGCCGTCGGCGCGGGCCAGCTCGTCGTCGAACGTGGCGTACGCCAGGCGCCCCCAGTGACGGCCGATCACGGCCACGGCGAGGGCCGTCACGAGCGCGATGACCGCGAGGTCGTCCCCGCGCACGCCGAGGATCGAGCCGAACAGCAGGTCCATGAGCGACACGCCGAGGTTGGCGTCGGGCGGGATCAGCGAGAAGAACATGACCCCGAGCGCCACGCTCACCGCGAACGCGATGCCGATGGCCGTGTCGCTGGAGAGGTCGGTGCGGCGCCGCAGGGCGTAGATGCCGTAGGCGGCGAGCAGGCTGAACGGCACGGCGATCCAGATGGGGTCGCGCAGCAGCGCCAGCCCGGATCCGACGAGGCCCGTGGCAACGATCGCGAACGCGCCGATGCCCATGCCGCCGAACGCCGTGTGCGCCAGGCCGTCGCCGAGGAAGGAGAGCCGCCGCTGGACGACGAAGACGCCGAGGAGGCCGGTGCCGACGGCGATGAGCACGCCCGCTGCCAGCGCCCGCTGCAGGAAGGGCAGCGCGAGGGCCTCGACGAACGTCACGGCGCCACCGGGTGCTCGTGCCGCCGGTGCCCGAAGGCCAGCCTGAGCCTGTCGCTCTCCAGCACCTCGTCCGGCGGACCGTAGGCCATGAGGCGGCGGTTCAGCACGAGAACGGTGTCCGCGTGGAACCGGGCCGACGCCATGTCGTGCGTGATCATCACCACCGTGGCCGGCCGGCCCGCGGCGGCGGCCTCGCGCCTGTAGCCCTCGAGTAGGTCGTGCAGGTCGTGCTCGACGAGGAAGTCGACGCCGGTGGCCGGCTCGTCGAGCAGGACCAGCTCGGGCCGCCGCACCAGCGCGCGGGCGAGGAACGCGCGCTGGAGCTCGCCGCCGGAGAGCCTGGCGAGCTGCCTGTCGGCGAGGGACGCGGCGCCGACCCTGTCGAGAGCCTCCAGCCCGCGCTCGCGCTCCCGGCGGCCCACGCGCGCCGGCCACGAGCCGCGCAGGCCCGTCGTGACGAGCTCGAGGGCCGTGGCCGGGAACGTGCGGTCGAAGGTCTTGAGCTGGGGCACGTAGCCGATCCGCTCGGGATGGGCCCCGGCCCTGTCGCCGAAGAGCGCGGCGTGGCCGGCGCGCGGCGTCACCAGTCCCAGCGCCACCTTGATGAGGGTCGACTTGCCGCCGCCGTTGGGGCCGACGATGGCGAGGAACCGGCCGGGAGGGAGGTCGAAGGTGACGTCCTCCAGCACCGTCGCCTCGCTGAAGCGCACCGTGACGCCGTGGAAGTGCACGACGGGCGGCGCGGGCGCCCGTGCTTCCGGTCCGTGAGCGCCCGCCCGTGCGGCGGACGCGCCGCTGCCCCTCTCGGGTGCCGCGCCGCCACGGTCACTGGCTGACGAGCCACGCCAACTTTGAGAACTGGTTCTCACTACGGTGATGCTATCTCACGTGAAGGTCCGCCGGGTGATGCCCGGCGGACCCCG includes:
- a CDS encoding metallophosphoesterase family protein, whose product is MKVGLISDVHANVLALEAVIEQLKLKGAERVLCLGDLVGYGPSPNETIDLIRSEGVVCTLGAADERLAFPFARRKAVRHGVADETIEWTKGVIEERHLTYLRSLPVQRRIATPIGWLRFFHGSFDDPNERVNLDRDPFTLTRLLEVNKCKVLAAGSTHVPFYRHIQDVGWVVNPGSVGLSLNGEPGADYALLTIDEENVTVEMDKVEYDFAAVAFDIVAWGLPPMVAEAIQMGRLPEKQRGTEDY
- a CDS encoding acetyl-CoA C-acetyltransferase produces the protein MIAAAARTPIGAFQGGLASLKAGELGAAAIKGALERAGVGPGDVDAVFMGNVLQAGQGQAPARQAAIFAGIDVKTPSVTINKMCGSGMEAIVQAVRAVRLGDAEVVVAGGMESMTNAPYLLPGARGGLRLGDAKVVDSLIHDGLWDVYNDKHMGSCAETCASRYSFSREAQDDFAERSYRRAQAASEDGTFAREIVPVEVKGRKGEVTVVAKDEGPYVVDFEKMRKLRPAFEQGGTVTAANASTINDGAAALVIASEEAAERRGLPVLATIEGYAGHGEQPEWFTIAPVGATRCLLERVGWRADAVDVYEVNEAFAVVPMALMRELGLEPDRVNVFGGAVALGHPIGASGARIVVTLLSAMAARGASRGVASICIGGGEALALALSAA
- the hflX gene encoding GTPase HflX; this translates as MTADLARAMADLTLELGRGVSVLIDRRGRVVTVAVGDAADTPLPPFVGEAESRLAGLRLAHTHLKPGGLSPNDLTTLFLNRLDALIAIDVDPAQRGGASVGQAQLATVAPSGSETEDWIVDEPVPVWQLENADVLGRLRALEEELARQAGAREVARSSAERAVLVGLGPDDAETAARMAELAELVRSAGATVAASTVQRRAKPDHRTVVGEGKLQEAVSLAFHEDADLLVFDRELTPAQAREVERLTKLKVLDRTQVILDIFAQNASGREAQVQVELAQLKYQLPRLGGRGEAMSRLGGGIGTRGPGETKLEVDRRRIRDRIATLERAVADISRRRAETRKSRTASTTPVVALVGYTNAGKSTLFNALTKSAVLSQDKLFATLRPTTREGWLPELGPWGGTAVFTDTVGFIRDLPDELVDAFRATLEELHHADLLLHVVDGATPGAPDRVDAVQRILDELELEPPRLVVINKADAADPGVLKDLEERYGAVSVSAVTGAGLDRLRSQLAGVLPAPLAVEA
- a CDS encoding menaquinone biosynthesis decarboxylase; protein product: MSTPDLRSFLRLLEERGELVRVTEPVSPHLEAAAIADRAVKEGGPALLFENVVGHDIPVAMNLFGTARRMAWALGVEDLDQVTERLRDLLDVRLGGGLVGMMSNLPKLRELRALPPRRVRSAPVQSRVFTGEDVDITRLPVLTTWPQDAGPFVTLPLVITRDPVHGDVNVGMYRMQVLDPRTTAMHWQRHKTGARHFESAKRAGRRLEVAVALGGDPALTYAATAPIPPVPGLDELALTGFIRGRGVEVVRGVTVDLDVPAHAEIVIEGYVDPAEDLVTEGPFGDHTGFYTLPDLYPAFHVTAVTMRDDPVYPATVVGPPPMEDAFLVLASERIFLVPAQLILPEIRDYHMPPAGIAHNLVHVSIEKRYPGQAYKVANGLLGLGQMMFAKVVLVSDDPELDPKDLVGFWRGVLRRAVPGRDSQLAKGPMDVLDHASRACGYGSKLVIDGTIKHAEEGGDQPYEPNPERPREQLPNHAEVVDQHQVAGGFWFITTRKTRAGQGRHLGEWAARQPAARGVRLVAVVDDSCDPRDFAQVMWTLLNNIDPERDVQVIDDTFGSGARFVMDGTPKLRAEGFDRPWPEKLRTTAEVLRRVDELWPRLRR
- a CDS encoding metal ABC transporter permease, whose product is MTFVEALALPFLQRALAAGVLIAVGTGLLGVFVVQRRLSFLGDGLAHTAFGGMGIGAFAIVATGLVGSGLALLRDPIWIAVPFSLLAAYGIYALRRRTDLSSDTAIGIAFAVSVALGVMFFSLIPPDANLGVSLMDLLFGSILGVRGDDLAVIALVTALAVAVIGRHWGRLAYATFDDELARADGVDTARLELVLYLLAAVVIAVSAVVVGVILMAAYLVIPAATARLLARTLAQMTLLSVVLGVLATVAGLAASFLLDVPSGSTIVLVQALTFAAAATARRRASEPLRSS
- a CDS encoding metal ABC transporter ATP-binding protein, with the protein product MHFHGVTVRFSEATVLEDVTFDLPPGRFLAIVGPNGGGKSTLIKVALGLVTPRAGHAALFGDRAGAHPERIGYVPQLKTFDRTFPATALELVTTGLRGSWPARVGRRERERGLEALDRVGAASLADRQLARLSGGELQRAFLARALVRRPELVLLDEPATGVDFLVEHDLHDLLEGYRREAAAAGRPATVVMITHDMASARFHADTVLVLNRRLMAYGPPDEVLESDRLRLAFGHRRHEHPVAP